The following coding sequences are from one Streptomyces sp. V3I7 window:
- a CDS encoding TIR domain-containing protein, with product MLDRQITPGDTNTGPLDFFISYSPADERWASWIAWTLEEAGYRTVLQAWDFVPGTNFVDFMDRGVSESAAVIAVLSRNYERSRYGRMEWQAALRADPDAPERRLLTVRVEDIPVEGLLATITYVDLVPVAEPSAARELLLTRVRQAVDGRARPSLRPDYPGGQNGQPLVPAPAPAPASPVAPGRPLGRSGWAGRRRPASPPSYPRVAGDVRAREAVNVLHLAGPAFGRGQDPAELQAAIWGDLVELADAGAPSPDLLLVTGDLTASGSRREFEQALSFLTGLRALLGLEPHRVALVPGGQDVNQAACQAYFSTCEADEMPPRPPYWPKWRHYARLFQELYQGLDVVFDSDQPWTLFPVPELHTVVAGLNSSMAYSHRRDDQYGMVGPEQAAWFAQALRPHESEGWLRIGVMRHAPGAADVRHSGARRVAVVQDGSGPLRDTDVLTRLTAPRLHLLVHGPAEAGGPSVLSTATGEVQVLGAVGPGRHQLLRIGREGLTAWQGPGEEERRPVAWRSAQRAFGPDGPAGDDAVDAVHLGGPGGGAASDAEPRVLQSPAEVLLARVAEVCRTRHEGAQIRQVEGSVPQLLVTWSQSGFVRQQRVAVHTGTPSGQDVDRFVALVHAADSEAEAELVHDGPPPARELREAARRRGVRVRSFTEFQGLLDLRAYVAAQSERLRTDPRYPPGMYLPQRYREVERLDSEERDGLVDDMLRLLDSDQGRFLLLLGDFGHGKTFALRELARRIPAELPHLVPLFIELNTLDRAYSFEGLVAAHLAAHGVDNIDLRAFRYMLQQGRIVLLFDGFDELVTQVTYDRAAERLQMLLDSAVDSAKIVVSSRTQHFRSQGQVLTALGERVGMLPHRRVLAVQEFTPRQIRAYLVNRYDGDEHAAERRVRLLDAIPDLLALCRNPRLLGFVADLDDDQLRAVAGAGRALSPAGLYQEVLTSWLRYEEQRVGGGPGRAPGLDLEQMWNAVTALALRLWESGQDSLRLDELTDVAETLTGLADSRLSVPQTAHAIGSGSLLVRSEEGVFRFIHGSVVEWLVARECARRLGDGDATLLMRRGLSQLAVEFLCDLADHRICQAWAEGQLSGAPAGEPEATVLGQEVARANAVKILTRLRVPAHTDLRGAALAGEDLSHRDFAGVDLTRADLTDARLVGANLSGAVLRQARLTGARLDGADLSGADLRGADLRRARLIRADLTGAQVEGSRWRQAALIAATSGELAGTPELAAAAVAPGMAVESGFRPSAVGVPYGFDMRTSRLPEPISYSPDGELLAVGSEDGGVLVCDAATGTPLRTLKGHTGRVYAVKFRERVLATGSSDGTVRLWDPVSGGCLHRLEIHRRGVWPLALDADGSLLATGDADGVVTVWDTASGTPLHRLAGHAAPVYTIAFGPGNALLATGDASTSVRLWDLATGRQTGELPGHQGAVYRARFSPGGTLLATGDRGEERSNGTVRVWDVADRSVRHEFPGHSGRVYTLDFHPGGRFLVSGDTEGEVRLWDLADGTGGLLGGCRGAVYQVLFDPDGTLLAAGDSAGVVRLWRVDQQAETPAVPMNRQPAEHRGSVWVCKFRPHGDALSPGSGALLVTGGNDGVVRLWDPATGQGRRILRGHGRRIGTLSFSADGSMLAAGSNDGCVRVWHAESGRRLRELTGQSSRLISAMFGPSGSLLATASSDGDVYLWNAATGEYQRELDVETDHVWAEAFSTDGSLLAIANDDDTVGLWYRATGAAHVTIGEHFGRVRAIAFRSDDAVLATGCDDRKVRIWDLAERRITAVLDGHTDRVYAVAFAPDGSWLASASWDGQAVIWRDGAVVHRLTGHTGKLWTAAVHPLRPLLATAGDDRTVRLWDPRTGRETAVLSGHTGRVLAVAFSPDGSLLASGGEDGTVRLWNVPADAPPALRATLVGMPDGWAALSPSGGYKYEGDVTGEFWHAVGMCRFEPGELDGHVPGVRQVPLDERLG from the coding sequence ATGTTGGATCGTCAGATCACCCCGGGGGACACCAACACGGGGCCGTTGGACTTCTTCATCAGTTACTCGCCCGCGGACGAGCGGTGGGCGTCGTGGATCGCCTGGACCCTGGAGGAGGCCGGGTACCGGACGGTGTTGCAGGCCTGGGACTTCGTGCCCGGGACGAACTTCGTCGACTTCATGGACCGCGGGGTGAGCGAGTCCGCCGCGGTCATCGCCGTGCTGTCGCGGAACTACGAGCGGTCCCGGTACGGGCGGATGGAGTGGCAGGCCGCGCTGCGGGCCGACCCCGACGCTCCGGAGCGGCGGCTGCTCACCGTCCGGGTCGAGGACATTCCCGTGGAGGGGCTGCTCGCCACCATCACGTACGTCGATCTCGTCCCGGTCGCCGAGCCGTCGGCGGCGCGTGAGCTGCTGCTCACCCGGGTGCGGCAGGCGGTCGACGGGCGGGCGCGGCCCAGTCTGCGGCCCGACTACCCGGGCGGGCAGAACGGGCAGCCGCTGGTGCCGGCGCCGGCGCCGGCACCAGCGTCGCCCGTGGCTCCCGGGCGGCCGCTGGGGCGTTCCGGGTGGGCCGGGCGGCGGCGGCCCGCGTCGCCGCCGTCGTATCCGCGGGTGGCCGGGGACGTGCGGGCGCGCGAGGCGGTGAACGTGCTGCATCTGGCGGGGCCCGCCTTCGGGCGCGGTCAGGACCCCGCCGAGTTGCAGGCCGCGATCTGGGGCGACCTGGTCGAGCTGGCCGATGCCGGGGCGCCGTCGCCCGATCTGCTGCTGGTGACCGGGGACTTGACGGCTTCCGGCAGTCGGCGGGAGTTCGAGCAGGCCCTGTCCTTTCTTACCGGGTTACGGGCACTGCTGGGGCTGGAGCCGCATCGGGTGGCGCTCGTACCGGGTGGTCAGGACGTCAACCAGGCTGCCTGTCAGGCCTACTTCAGCACCTGTGAGGCGGACGAGATGCCCCCGCGGCCGCCGTACTGGCCCAAGTGGCGGCATTACGCGCGGCTGTTCCAGGAGCTGTACCAAGGGCTTGACGTCGTCTTCGACAGTGATCAGCCGTGGACGCTGTTTCCCGTGCCCGAGCTGCACACCGTGGTCGCGGGGCTCAACTCCTCGATGGCGTACAGCCATCGGCGCGATGACCAGTACGGGATGGTCGGGCCGGAGCAGGCCGCGTGGTTCGCGCAGGCGCTCAGGCCGCACGAGAGCGAGGGGTGGCTGCGGATCGGAGTCATGCGGCATGCGCCCGGCGCGGCCGACGTCCGGCACTCCGGTGCGCGGCGTGTGGCGGTCGTCCAGGACGGCAGTGGGCCGTTGCGTGACACGGACGTGCTGACGCGGCTGACCGCGCCGCGGCTGCATCTGCTGGTGCACGGGCCGGCCGAGGCGGGCGGGCCGTCCGTGCTGTCCACGGCGACCGGTGAGGTGCAGGTGCTCGGGGCCGTCGGACCGGGCCGGCATCAGTTGCTGCGGATCGGCCGTGAGGGGCTGACGGCCTGGCAGGGGCCGGGGGAGGAGGAGCGGCGGCCGGTCGCGTGGCGGAGCGCGCAGCGGGCGTTCGGTCCGGACGGTCCGGCGGGGGACGACGCGGTGGACGCCGTGCACCTCGGGGGCCCGGGCGGCGGGGCGGCGTCGGACGCGGAGCCGCGCGTCCTGCAGAGCCCGGCCGAGGTCCTGCTCGCGCGGGTCGCGGAGGTCTGCCGGACCCGGCACGAGGGTGCGCAGATCCGCCAGGTGGAGGGGTCCGTGCCCCAACTGCTGGTCACCTGGAGTCAGTCGGGGTTCGTGCGGCAGCAGCGGGTGGCCGTGCACACCGGCACTCCGAGCGGGCAGGACGTCGACCGGTTCGTGGCGCTGGTGCACGCGGCGGACTCCGAGGCGGAGGCGGAGCTCGTGCACGACGGCCCGCCGCCCGCCCGCGAGCTGCGCGAGGCGGCCCGCCGCCGGGGCGTACGCGTGCGCAGCTTCACGGAGTTCCAGGGGCTGCTGGATCTGCGGGCGTACGTCGCGGCGCAGAGCGAGCGGCTGCGCACCGATCCGCGGTATCCCCCGGGCATGTATCTGCCGCAGCGTTACCGGGAGGTGGAGCGGCTCGACTCCGAGGAGCGGGACGGGCTGGTCGACGACATGCTCCGGTTGCTCGACTCCGATCAGGGCCGCTTCCTGCTGCTGCTCGGGGACTTCGGGCACGGCAAGACGTTCGCGCTGCGCGAGCTGGCCCGGCGTATCCCGGCCGAACTGCCGCATCTGGTGCCGCTGTTCATCGAACTGAACACGCTGGACCGGGCCTACTCCTTCGAGGGGCTCGTCGCCGCGCACCTGGCGGCCCACGGCGTGGACAACATCGATCTGCGGGCGTTCCGGTACATGCTCCAGCAGGGGCGGATCGTGCTGCTCTTCGACGGGTTCGACGAGCTGGTGACGCAGGTGACGTACGACCGGGCGGCGGAGCGTCTGCAGATGCTGCTGGACTCCGCGGTGGACAGCGCGAAGATCGTGGTCAGCAGCCGTACACAGCACTTCCGTTCGCAGGGCCAGGTGCTGACCGCTCTCGGTGAGCGGGTGGGGATGCTGCCGCACCGCCGGGTGCTGGCGGTGCAGGAGTTCACGCCCCGGCAGATCCGCGCCTACCTGGTCAACCGATACGACGGGGACGAGCACGCGGCCGAACGCCGGGTGCGGCTCCTGGACGCGATCCCCGATCTGCTCGCGCTGTGCCGCAATCCCCGGTTGCTCGGTTTCGTCGCCGATCTCGACGACGACCAGCTGCGCGCGGTGGCCGGGGCGGGCCGTGCGCTCAGTCCCGCCGGGCTCTACCAGGAGGTGCTCACCTCCTGGCTGCGCTACGAGGAGCAGCGCGTCGGCGGTGGGCCGGGCCGGGCGCCCGGGCTCGATCTGGAGCAGATGTGGAACGCGGTGACCGCGCTCGCGCTGCGGCTGTGGGAGAGCGGTCAGGACTCGCTGCGGCTGGACGAACTGACCGATGTCGCCGAGACGTTGACGGGGCTCGCCGACAGTCGGCTGTCGGTGCCGCAGACCGCGCACGCCATCGGCTCGGGCAGTCTGCTGGTGCGCAGCGAGGAGGGGGTGTTCCGGTTCATCCACGGGTCGGTGGTGGAGTGGCTGGTCGCCCGTGAGTGCGCGCGCAGGCTCGGTGACGGGGACGCGACGCTCCTGATGCGGCGCGGGCTCAGCCAGCTCGCGGTGGAGTTCCTGTGCGATCTCGCCGATCACCGGATCTGCCAGGCGTGGGCCGAGGGGCAGTTGAGCGGCGCTCCGGCGGGGGAGCCGGAGGCGACGGTGCTCGGGCAGGAGGTGGCCAGGGCCAACGCGGTGAAGATCCTGACCCGGCTGCGGGTGCCCGCGCACACGGATCTGCGCGGCGCCGCCCTGGCCGGTGAGGATCTCTCGCACCGGGACTTCGCGGGCGTCGATCTCACCCGTGCGGATCTGACCGACGCCCGGCTGGTGGGGGCGAATCTCTCCGGTGCGGTGCTGAGGCAGGCGCGGCTGACCGGCGCGCGGCTGGACGGGGCGGATCTGAGCGGGGCCGATCTGCGGGGCGCCGATCTGCGGCGGGCGCGGTTGATCCGTGCCGATCTGACCGGGGCCCAGGTGGAGGGCAGCCGGTGGCGGCAGGCGGCGCTGATCGCGGCGACGAGCGGGGAGCTGGCCGGGACGCCGGAGCTGGCCGCCGCGGCCGTGGCGCCCGGCATGGCCGTGGAGTCCGGTTTCCGGCCCTCGGCGGTCGGGGTGCCGTACGGCTTCGACATGCGCACCAGCCGGCTGCCCGAGCCGATCTCCTACAGCCCGGACGGCGAGCTGCTCGCCGTGGGCAGCGAGGACGGTGGCGTCCTGGTCTGCGACGCCGCCACGGGTACGCCGCTGCGCACCCTGAAGGGGCACACCGGCCGGGTGTACGCGGTGAAGTTCCGCGAGCGGGTGCTGGCCACGGGCAGTTCCGACGGCACGGTACGGCTGTGGGACCCGGTCTCGGGCGGCTGTCTGCACCGGCTGGAGATCCATCGGCGCGGGGTGTGGCCGCTCGCTCTCGACGCGGACGGTTCGCTGCTGGCCACCGGCGACGCGGATGGGGTGGTCACGGTCTGGGACACCGCCTCGGGTACGCCGCTGCACCGGCTGGCCGGGCATGCCGCGCCCGTCTACACGATCGCCTTCGGGCCGGGCAACGCGCTGCTGGCGACCGGGGACGCCTCCACGTCCGTACGGCTGTGGGACCTCGCCACCGGGCGGCAGACCGGCGAACTGCCGGGCCATCAGGGGGCGGTGTACCGGGCGCGGTTCAGCCCGGGCGGCACGCTGCTGGCCACCGGCGACCGGGGCGAGGAGCGGAGCAACGGGACGGTGCGGGTGTGGGACGTCGCCGACCGGAGCGTGCGGCACGAGTTCCCGGGGCACTCCGGCCGGGTCTACACGCTGGACTTCCATCCCGGTGGCCGGTTCCTGGTGAGCGGGGACACCGAGGGGGAGGTGCGGCTGTGGGACCTGGCCGACGGGACCGGCGGGCTGCTCGGCGGGTGCCGCGGGGCTGTCTACCAGGTGTTGTTCGATCCGGACGGGACGCTGCTCGCGGCCGGGGACAGTGCCGGGGTGGTCCGGCTGTGGCGGGTGGACCAGCAGGCCGAGACCCCCGCGGTGCCGATGAACCGGCAGCCCGCGGAGCACCGCGGCTCGGTGTGGGTGTGCAAGTTCCGCCCGCACGGCGACGCGCTCTCCCCGGGCTCCGGCGCGCTGCTGGTGACGGGCGGCAACGACGGGGTCGTACGGCTGTGGGATCCGGCGACCGGGCAGGGCAGGCGGATCCTGCGGGGTCACGGGCGGCGGATCGGCACCCTGTCGTTCAGTGCAGACGGTTCGATGCTGGCGGCGGGCAGCAACGACGGCTGCGTGCGCGTGTGGCATGCGGAGAGCGGGCGCCGGCTGCGCGAGCTGACCGGGCAGAGCTCGCGGCTGATCTCGGCGATGTTCGGTCCCAGCGGTTCGCTGCTGGCCACCGCGAGCAGCGACGGCGACGTCTATCTGTGGAACGCCGCCACCGGCGAGTACCAGCGCGAGCTGGACGTCGAGACCGACCATGTCTGGGCGGAGGCGTTCAGTACCGACGGCTCCCTGCTGGCCATCGCCAACGACGACGACACGGTGGGGCTGTGGTACCGGGCGACCGGCGCGGCCCACGTCACCATCGGCGAGCACTTCGGGCGGGTCCGCGCGATCGCGTTCCGCTCCGACGACGCCGTGCTCGCGACGGGGTGCGACGACCGGAAGGTGCGGATCTGGGACCTGGCCGAGCGCCGTATCACCGCCGTGCTCGACGGGCACACCGACCGGGTGTACGCGGTGGCGTTCGCGCCGGACGGTTCGTGGCTGGCCAGCGCTTCCTGGGACGGGCAGGCGGTGATCTGGCGGGACGGCGCGGTCGTGCACCGGCTGACCGGGCACACCGGGAAGCTGTGGACGGCGGCGGTGCATCCGCTGCGCCCGCTGCTCGCGACGGCCGGCGACGACCGGACCGTCCGCCTGTGGGACCCGCGCACCGGCCGGGAGACCGCCGTCCTGAGCGGGCACACCGGCCGTGTCCTGGCGGTCGCGTTCAGCCCCGACGGCTCCCTGCTGGCGAGCGGTGGCGAGGACGGCACGGTGCGGCTGTGGAACGTCCCGGCCGACGCCCCGCCGGCCCTGCGCGCCACTCTGGTCGGCATGCCCGACGGTTGGGCCGCCCTGTCGCCGTCCGGCGGCTACAAGTACGAGGGCGACGTCACCGGCGAGTTCTGGCACGCGGTGGGCATGTGCCGTTTCGAGCCAGGGGAGTTGGACGGCCACGTGCCGGGCGTGCGGCAGGTCCCGCTGGACGAGCGGCTGGGGTGA
- a CDS encoding GAF domain-containing protein translates to MSTSVSKPSFGGETGIGVRHLLLPPQDPEVTARTRRLRELGIEARPLPEYDEFARELAQRTGGCYAGVNFFLDEDRQYFAGLYSAASDVTVELETPLLEDPVPGRVMPRDLDIGFCPHVVRRRKALVLDDVRDFPRFAGNHVVDAIGILSYLGAPLIDSTGVVLGTICSVDQDPHPWGHEGLETIKSMAAELVERIENR, encoded by the coding sequence ATGTCAACCAGCGTGTCCAAACCCTCCTTCGGAGGGGAGACGGGGATCGGTGTGCGGCATCTTCTCCTGCCCCCGCAGGACCCCGAGGTGACCGCCCGGACGCGCCGGCTGCGGGAACTGGGCATCGAGGCCCGGCCGTTGCCGGAGTACGACGAGTTCGCGCGCGAGCTGGCGCAGCGCACCGGCGGCTGCTACGCGGGCGTCAACTTCTTCCTCGACGAGGACCGCCAGTACTTCGCGGGCCTCTACAGCGCGGCCTCGGACGTGACGGTGGAGCTGGAGACCCCGCTGCTGGAGGACCCGGTGCCGGGCCGCGTGATGCCCCGTGACCTCGACATCGGCTTCTGCCCGCACGTGGTGCGGCGGCGCAAGGCCCTGGTGCTGGACGACGTCCGGGACTTCCCGCGCTTCGCGGGCAACCACGTCGTCGACGCCATCGGGATCCTCTCCTACCTGGGCGCCCCGCTCATCGACAGTACGGGCGTGGTGCTGGGCACGATCTGCTCGGTGGACCAGGACCCGCACCCCTGGGGGCACGAGGGCCTGGAGACCATCAAGTCGATGGCCGCCGAGCTGGTGGAGCGCATCGAGAACCGCTGA
- a CDS encoding ATP/GTP-binding protein → MDSSSGSEAPGTVSLPTGIKILVAGGFGVGKTTFVGAVSEIQPLSTEEVLTEVSAATDRLDGVEKKKTTTVAMDFGRITLDPKHTLYLFGAPGQERFWFLWDELSAGALGAVVLADTRRLDHSFAAVDFFEARGIPFLVAVNEFDGAHQYEPDEVRAALDLKAEVPVVLCDARVSSSGTRVLLALVEHLITSSVRAL, encoded by the coding sequence ATGGACTCCTCAAGCGGCTCTGAGGCACCCGGCACCGTCTCCCTGCCCACAGGGATCAAGATTCTGGTCGCCGGTGGCTTCGGGGTCGGCAAGACCACCTTCGTGGGAGCGGTCAGCGAGATCCAGCCGCTCAGCACGGAGGAGGTGCTGACCGAGGTCAGTGCCGCCACGGACCGGCTGGACGGCGTCGAGAAGAAGAAGACCACCACGGTCGCCATGGACTTCGGCCGGATCACACTGGACCCGAAGCACACGCTCTATCTGTTCGGCGCGCCCGGACAGGAGCGGTTCTGGTTCCTGTGGGACGAGCTGTCCGCGGGCGCGCTGGGCGCGGTCGTCCTCGCCGACACGCGCCGGCTGGATCACTCGTTCGCGGCGGTCGACTTCTTCGAGGCCCGTGGCATCCCCTTCCTCGTGGCGGTCAACGAGTTCGACGGGGCGCACCAGTACGAGCCGGACGAGGTGCGCGCCGCGCTGGACCTCAAGGCCGAGGTGCCGGTGGTGCTGTGCGACGCCCGGGTGTCGAGCTCGGGCACCCGGGTCCTGCTGGCGCTCGTCGAGCACCTGATCACTTCCAGCGTCCGAGCACTCTGA
- a CDS encoding DUF742 domain-containing protein — protein MPDATVDPDRPLLDDAVGRLVRPYTVSEGRTEPAHHFNLMTMVVATGTTLRSNLGLDHTQVLDLCRAPVTVAEIAGLTRMPATVIKVLLSDLVERGAVVARPYNLAMQGSTAPDLDLLEALRDGLLKRL, from the coding sequence ATGCCGGACGCCACCGTGGACCCGGACCGGCCCCTGCTCGACGACGCCGTCGGGCGGCTGGTCCGGCCCTACACCGTCAGCGAAGGACGCACCGAACCCGCGCACCACTTCAACCTGATGACCATGGTCGTGGCCACCGGCACCACGCTGCGGAGCAACCTCGGACTGGACCACACCCAGGTGCTGGACCTGTGCCGGGCGCCGGTCACGGTGGCTGAGATCGCGGGCCTCACCCGGATGCCCGCCACCGTGATCAAGGTGTTGCTTTCCGATCTGGTCGAGCGCGGCGCGGTCGTCGCCCGGCCCTACAACCTGGCAATGCAGGGGTCTACGGCCCCTGACCTGGATCTTTTGGAGGCGTTGAGGGATGGACTCCTCAAGCGGCTCTGA
- a CDS encoding roadblock/LC7 domain-containing protein: MVSEDLSWLLNGLLQRVPHTRSALLLSSDGLVMAADGLETDDADHLAALSSGLYSLARSAGKRFDDGGDVKQIVTELSTSLLFVSAAGQGALLAVLAGAEADAAVLGYEMTMMVKGVRRHLGVAPRQSAEQ, from the coding sequence GTGGTGAGCGAAGACCTTTCCTGGCTGTTGAACGGCCTCCTGCAGCGCGTCCCCCACACGCGCAGCGCCCTGCTGCTGTCCTCCGACGGTCTCGTGATGGCCGCGGACGGGCTGGAGACGGACGACGCCGACCATCTGGCGGCCCTGTCCAGCGGGCTCTACTCGCTGGCCCGCAGCGCCGGCAAGCGGTTCGACGACGGCGGTGACGTCAAGCAGATCGTGACCGAGCTGAGCACCTCGCTGCTCTTCGTCTCCGCGGCCGGGCAGGGCGCCCTGCTGGCGGTGCTCGCGGGGGCGGAGGCGGACGCGGCGGTCCTCGGCTACGAGATGACCATGATGGTCAAGGGCGTCCGCCGCCACCTGGGGGTGGCGCCACGGCAGTCGGCGGAGCAGTAG
- a CDS encoding ATP-binding protein, which yields MPAHARQEATAVGSQSWRVPDTHQAGRGKAVERHLVLLSVLPAALVALAGAASCAVLCGVGVERIGTNAAWVLVIGTVLVVCGILGCAGLLSALKARALGRRHLEVVGSAARLQAELAQVRWQFDRSKKDLPDRRRAQEDAARQADEADRASEAKQAQLADLSRRTDEAQAALERLHQEIAYAQQAAEAAALEAAERESAVHELAVQAQEGRHFEVFANLARRLESLVHREIGLLDDLENEVENPDLLKGLFRVDHLATRIRRYAENLAVLGGAVSHRLWTQPVSMADVMRSAAAEIEQYARVKMVPPVEGTVSGHAVVDVVHLLAELVENATVFSPPQTQVLLRAEHVGSGLAIEVEDRGLGMTSAERTQMNALLVSPDQVALGELLQDGRIGLYVVSALARRHGIVVQLQNNVYGGTQAVVVLPHELLGRQGATAAPQGQEQAPAAPTQAPAPRPQPPAPSAPSSLPRRTEGPAAKKPARGESDADRPSLPKRRRQEHLAPELRDGERREAPARGAAADPEHDAGLMAAFRTGVRQAEEPAAVRTEEDVRTEAEAVRTEETVRTE from the coding sequence TTGCCCGCACATGCCCGGCAGGAGGCGACGGCGGTCGGCTCCCAGAGCTGGCGTGTGCCGGACACCCATCAGGCCGGTCGTGGCAAGGCAGTTGAGCGCCACCTGGTCCTTCTCTCCGTGCTGCCCGCCGCGCTGGTCGCCCTCGCCGGGGCCGCGTCCTGCGCCGTGCTGTGCGGCGTGGGCGTGGAGCGCATCGGCACCAACGCGGCCTGGGTGCTGGTGATCGGCACGGTGCTGGTCGTCTGCGGGATCCTCGGGTGTGCGGGGCTCCTGTCCGCCCTGAAGGCGCGCGCCCTCGGCCGCCGCCATCTCGAGGTCGTCGGCTCCGCCGCCCGACTCCAGGCCGAACTCGCGCAGGTGCGCTGGCAGTTCGACCGCAGCAAGAAGGACCTGCCGGACCGCCGGCGCGCCCAGGAGGACGCGGCACGGCAGGCCGACGAGGCGGACCGGGCGAGCGAGGCCAAGCAGGCCCAACTGGCGGACCTCTCGCGGCGGACCGACGAGGCGCAGGCCGCGCTGGAGCGGCTCCACCAGGAGATCGCCTACGCCCAGCAGGCCGCCGAGGCGGCCGCCCTCGAGGCGGCCGAGCGGGAGTCGGCCGTCCACGAGCTGGCCGTACAGGCCCAGGAGGGCCGCCACTTCGAGGTCTTCGCCAACCTGGCCCGCCGGCTGGAATCCCTGGTGCACCGCGAGATCGGGCTGCTGGACGACCTGGAGAACGAGGTCGAGAACCCGGACCTGCTCAAGGGCCTGTTCCGCGTCGACCATCTGGCCACCCGCATCCGGCGCTACGCCGAGAACCTCGCCGTGCTCGGCGGCGCCGTCTCGCACCGCCTGTGGACCCAGCCGGTCAGCATGGCCGACGTGATGCGCTCCGCGGCCGCCGAGATCGAGCAGTACGCGCGCGTCAAGATGGTGCCCCCGGTGGAGGGCACGGTGAGCGGGCACGCGGTCGTCGACGTGGTCCACCTGCTTGCCGAACTGGTCGAGAACGCCACGGTGTTCTCGCCGCCGCAGACCCAGGTGCTGCTGCGCGCCGAGCACGTCGGCTCCGGCCTCGCGATCGAGGTCGAGGACCGCGGCCTCGGCATGACCTCCGCCGAGCGCACCCAGATGAACGCCCTGCTCGTCTCGCCCGACCAGGTCGCCCTCGGCGAACTGCTCCAGGACGGCCGGATCGGCCTGTACGTGGTCTCGGCGCTCGCCCGGCGCCACGGCATCGTCGTACAGCTCCAGAACAACGTGTACGGCGGCACCCAGGCGGTTGTCGTCCTGCCGCACGAACTCCTCGGCCGCCAGGGCGCGACGGCGGCGCCCCAGGGGCAGGAGCAGGCGCCCGCGGCCCCCACCCAGGCCCCGGCCCCGCGCCCGCAGCCGCCCGCGCCGTCCGCGCCGTCCTCGCTGCCCCGGCGTACCGAGGGCCCGGCGGCGAAGAAGCCGGCGCGGGGCGAGTCCGACGCCGACCGCCCGTCGCTGCCCAAGCGCCGCCGCCAGGAACACCTCGCCCCCGAACTGCGCGACGGCGAGCGGCGCGAGGCCCCCGCCAGGGGCGCCGCGGCGGACCCCGAGCACGACGCGGGCCTGATGGCGGCCTTCCGCACCGGCGTCCGCCAAGCCGAGGAACCCGCGGCCGTACGCACCGAAGAAGACGTACGTACGGAGGCAGAAGCTGTGCGCACCGAAGAGACCGTACGTACCGAATAA
- a CDS encoding DedA family protein, translating into MAPPLPGPLAHLAPLLEHYGYWAVGAVVFVEDFGVPAPGETILIAAGVYAGAGELNIVLVGVIAFFAAVVGDNVGYLIGRTGGRAFVHRWGRYIFLTPERFERAEKFFQRHGGKIVTIARFVEGLRQANGIIAGTSGMPWLRFLAFNALGAALWVGLWASVAYFAGTHIGVIYEEISRYQRYVLIALGVLIAALVARRLLRARRRRRNQE; encoded by the coding sequence ATGGCCCCTCCCCTGCCAGGACCGCTGGCCCATCTGGCGCCCCTGCTGGAGCACTACGGCTACTGGGCCGTCGGCGCCGTCGTCTTCGTCGAGGATTTCGGGGTGCCCGCACCGGGCGAGACGATCCTGATCGCCGCGGGGGTCTACGCCGGCGCGGGCGAGCTGAACATCGTCCTGGTGGGGGTCATCGCCTTCTTCGCCGCCGTGGTCGGCGACAACGTCGGCTATCTGATCGGCCGCACCGGCGGGCGGGCCTTCGTGCACCGGTGGGGCCGCTACATCTTCCTGACCCCGGAGCGGTTCGAGCGGGCCGAGAAGTTCTTCCAGCGGCACGGCGGCAAGATCGTGACCATCGCCCGCTTCGTCGAGGGGCTGCGGCAGGCCAACGGCATCATCGCCGGCACGAGCGGCATGCCCTGGCTCCGCTTCCTCGCGTTCAACGCGCTCGGCGCGGCGCTGTGGGTCGGCCTGTGGGCGAGCGTGGCCTATTTCGCCGGCACCCACATCGGCGTGATCTACGAGGAGATCTCCCGCTACCAGCGCTACGTCCTCATCGCGCTCGGCGTCCTGATCGCCGCCCTCGTGGCCCGGCGCCTGCTGCGGGCGCGGCGTCGGCGCCGGAACCAGGAGTGA
- a CDS encoding glycerophosphodiester phosphodiesterase, whose amino-acid sequence MQTVTAVAHRGDPYRFRENTIDSLRSALQLGADAVEIDVRLTRDHVPVLLHDETLKRLWEQDRPLRSLSADQLRELTAGGVPTLEEALAAMDGARVMVDLPGRPDDRAVQKTMDVVRACGAQDRVYYCAGASTLLSVRAVDPSAELALTWASLAPPRRAVLDAVRPRWLNYRFGLVNRALAARVHRDGCLLSVWTPDTRRSMRRLLDLGVDSITTNRVDTLRTLRGTHRPPAEEA is encoded by the coding sequence ATGCAGACCGTGACCGCAGTAGCCCACCGCGGCGACCCGTACCGCTTCCGTGAGAACACGATCGACTCGCTGCGTTCCGCGCTCCAACTGGGCGCGGACGCGGTCGAGATCGACGTCCGCCTCACCCGCGACCACGTGCCCGTACTGCTCCACGACGAGACGCTGAAGCGGTTGTGGGAGCAGGACCGGCCGCTGCGGTCGCTGTCGGCCGACCAGCTGCGCGAACTCACGGCGGGCGGGGTGCCGACGCTGGAGGAGGCGCTGGCCGCCATGGACGGCGCCCGCGTGATGGTGGACCTGCCGGGGCGGCCCGACGACCGGGCCGTGCAGAAGACCATGGACGTCGTCCGGGCGTGCGGGGCGCAGGACCGCGTCTACTACTGCGCCGGCGCCTCCACGCTGCTCAGCGTCCGTGCCGTCGACCCGTCCGCCGAGCTGGCGCTCACCTGGGCCTCGCTGGCGCCGCCGCGGCGTGCCGTGCTGGACGCGGTGCGCCCGCGCTGGCTCAACTACCGCTTCGGGCTGGTGAACCGGGCCCTCGCCGCCCGCGTCCACCGCGACGGCTGTCTGCTGTCGGTCTGGACTCCCGACACCCGCCGCTCCATGCGCCGCCTCCTCGACCTGGGCGTCGACTCGATCACCACGAACCGCGTCGACACCCTGCGCACGCTGCGCGGGACGCACCGCCCGCCGGCGGAAGAGGCGTAG